The following are encoded together in the Cheilinus undulatus linkage group 3, ASM1832078v1, whole genome shotgun sequence genome:
- the LOC121506834 gene encoding nascent polypeptide-associated complex subunit alpha, muscle-specific form-like isoform X1: MDDLDALLADLESTTSHISKRPLFLSDDTAYSIPVGGPIQQDICSPPQVPPNPSEQNGLDETESFSPAQKSPWSRESSSPTQPIGEEDHVYSFPNKQKNSDSSTGAMNSSLGSNLSELDRLLLELNAVQQSTPVFPTEEETAPPLPASSTIHHIQENGVSTTGKVAPPVLEKPKRSVATRGIEDVRPSVERLLDELESSVPSPIPTPLVVSDEQTEGQEETPAQQQARMSASSATRELDELMASLSDFKVQSNSGSQLSMNQEVVVEPSLLTGSSVVEAVTTPSINPYLSSVDTPLTSSYETPSSTPLSLELHIDEDGGSARSTVVISSSKSLQYSQVQQIDDGVSVTSEISTVETISISSSTKPPSPVEVSDGKVSSPLQKSSSPVSVGKSSSPIPTPQSSSPVIVSNSPSPVTVSTKPSPTLTATSPSPPDLKCPKSPSPVPKNCSPTPVSSSPEPLEKTASPVTVPRLSSPVPQSASPVTVPTISSSLTIPQSASPETVPKCASPMSIPRLSSPVPKTASPVTIPNITSLETLPKTSSPEKSSKSVSPVVLPRLSSPVPSTKTETTAPKSPVPVIKKYYTVPATSSPRASPVSPTVVPSKSLSPSLTEKHVGDILDLTWPCREPLLDDALDKLLAPESTRPSDNQPSASIMLGVEDRIWEEEDGIYPELSREGTLTPMTESSWMDECFTPSTCPGTPDATLDLPTQQPSAVERLSASGQLKSVIRRTKETSNVHPMYKDGMLRRKMGPIIVNKSNSQDRLIEELQGKLGIGKVERRRKQQPDDWLTEGVIVMSNPQRTREEGVQPAVDKKIIIPPESPAPQRKILPPPQSPPAPKKPPPVKQTPPPLPPPPPTPPPPREPTPPPPKEPTPPPREPTPPPAQPPPSPSPPPKPATPPPPPKVFVSVGCQTEYDPIFPPLQIQSQGKTSPTGPPKPANKLDNMLGSLQSDLNRLGVQTVAKGVCGACKKPIVGQVVTAMGRTWHPEHFVCTHCQEEIGSRNFFEREGQPYCEKDYHSLFSPRCHYCNGPILDKVVTALDKTWHPEHFFCAQCGAFFGPEGFHEKDGKAFCRKDYFDMFAPKCGGCARAILENYISALNSLWHPECFVCRECFTPFINGSFFDHEGQPYCEAHYHERRGSLCSGCQKPITGRCITAMGKKFHPEHFVCAFCLKQLNKGTFKEQNDKPYCHGCFIKLFS, translated from the exons ATGCTTTGTTGGCGGACCTTGAGTCCACAACATCCCACATTTCCAAGCGACCACTCTTCCTGTCTGACGACACCGCCTACTCCATCCCTGTTGGGGGTCCGATCCAGCAGGACATCTGCTCTCCGCCACAAGTCCCACCAAATCCCTCAGAGCAAAACGGACTAGATGAAACAGAG TCCTTTAGCCCAGCTCAGAAAAGTCCCTGGTCAAGAGAGAGCAGCAGTCCAACCCAGCCTATTGGTGAGGAGGACCACGTTTACAG TTTCCCTAATAAACAGAAGAATAGTGACTCATCAACTGGTGCCATGAACTCATCCTTGGGCAGCAACCTGTCAGAGCTGGACCGACTGCTGTTGGAGCTAAATGCTGTCCAGCAGAGCACCCCTGTCTTCCCCACAGAAG AGGAAACAGCCCCTCCACTGCCTGCTAGCAGCACCATCCACCATATCCAGGAGAATGGCGTCTCTACTACAGGCAAGGTAGCTCCACCAGTACTGGAGAAGCCTAAACGTAGTGTGGCAACTCGAGGGATAGAGGATGTACGACCAAGTGTCGAGAGGCTTCTGGATGAGCTGGAGAGCTCCGTTCCCTCACCCAT TCCCACACCACTGGTTGTGTCAGATGAACAAACAGAAGGACAAGAGGAAACACCAGCACAGCAGCAAGCCAGGATGTCGGCCTCCTCTGCCACAAGAGAGCTGGATGAGCTGATGGCCTCCCTGTCTGACTTCAAGGTCCAAAGCAAC tctggttctcagctgtccATGAATCAGGAGGTAGTTGTAGAGCCATCACTTCTTACTGGTTCATCAGTTGTTGAAGCAGTAACCACCCCATCTATAAATCCTTATTTGAGTTCAGTGGATACCCCTCTAACTTCTAGTTATGAGactccctcctccacccctctTTCTCTGGAACTACACATAGACGAAGATGGTGGATCAGCTCGTTCCACTGTTGTGATTTCATCATCGAAGAGCCTTCAGTACTCCCAGGTCCAACAGATAGATGATGGTGTCAGTGTCACTTCTGAGATCTCCACTGTAGAGACCATCAGTATCTCTAGTAGCACAAAGCCTCCTAGTCCAGTTGAAGTCTCTGATGGTAAAGTCTCAAGTCCACTTCAGAAAAGCTCAAGTCCAGTCAGTGTTGGAAAAAGTTCCAGCCCCATACCTACCCCCCAAAGCTCCAGTCCAGTCATTGTTTCAAACAGTCCCAGTCCTGTTACTGTTTCTACAAAACCCAGCCCTACTCTCACAGCAACAAGTCCCAGCCCCCCTGATCTTAAATGCCCTAAAAGTCCAAGTCCAGTCCCAAAAAACTGTAGTCCAACCCCTGTCAGTAGTAGTCCGGAACCACTTGAAAAGACAGCTAGTCCGGTCACAGTTCCAAGGCTATCAAGTCCTGTCCCACAAAGTGCAAGTCCAGTGACAGTCCCTACTATTTCTAGTTCTTTAACCATCCCACAGAGTGCTAGTCCTGAAACAGTTCCAAAGTGTGCTAGTCCCATGTCAATACCTAGACTTTCGAGTCCCGTTCCCAAGACTGCAAGTCCTGTGACAATACCAAATATCACCAGTTTAGAAACTTTACCCAAAACATCTAGTCCTGAAAAATCATCAAAGAGTGTCAGCCCAGTAGTTCTCCCAAGACTTTCAAGTCCAGTACCATCTACAAAAACTGAAACTACAGCTCCTAAGAGTCCTGTTCCAGTCATCAAAAAATACTACACTGTTCCAGCCACGAGCAGTCCTAGagcttcaccagtttcacccaCGGTTGTGCCATCCAAaagcctgtctccctctctgacAGAAAAGCATGTAGGGGACATACTGGATTTAACTTGGCCATGCCGGGAGCCTTTGTTGGACGATGCTTTGGACAAACTCTTGGCCCCTGAATCTACCCGACCGAGTGACAACCAGCCATCTGCCAGCATCATGCTTGGAGTTGAAGACAGAATTTGGGAGGAAGAAGACGGAATTTACCCTGAACTCAGCCGAGAGGGAACTCTGACACCCATGACTGAGTCCAGCTGGATGGATGAGTGCTTCACCCCCTCCACCTGCCCCGGGACACCAGATGCAACGCTGGACCTGCCCACGCAGCAGCCCTCTGCTGTTGAGCGACTGTCTGCTTCTGGCCAA CTCAAATCGGTTATCCGCCGCACCAAAGAGACCTCCAATGTGCATCCGATGTACAAAGACGGGATGTTGAGACGTAAAATGGGACCAATCATTGTGAATAAGAGCAACTCTCAAGACAGGCTCATTGAGGAGCTGCAGGGGAAGCTGGGAATTGGAAAAGTGGAGCGCAGACGCAAGCAGCAGCCAGACGATTGGCTGACAGAAGGAGTTATCGTCATGTCCAACCCACAGCGAACACGGGAAGAGGGAGTTCAGCCTGCTGTGGATAAG AAAATCATCATCCCTCCAGAATCACCTGCCCCACAAAGAAAAATTCTCCCCCCTCCACAATCTCCCCCAGCACCCAAAAAGCCACCCCCAGTCAAGCAGACTCCTCCACCTTTACCTCCACCCCCTCCGACCCCTCCACCTCCTCGAGAACCAACCCCTCCTCCCCCGAAGGAGCCCACTCCTCCTCCTAGGGAGCCCACGCCTCCCCCTGCACAGCCTCCTCCATCGCCTAGCCCCCCTCCCAAACCCgctacacctcctccacctcccaaGGTCTTTGTATCAGTGGGTTGTCAGACCGAGTACGATCCCATCTTTCCTCCACTGCAG ATCCAGTCTCAGGGAAAGACTTCTCCCACTGGTCCCCCTAAACCTGCTAACAAGCTGGATAACATGCTGGGAAGCCTGCAGTCGGATCTCAACAGACTTGGAGTTCAGACGGTGGCGAAAGGTGTCTGTGGAGCCTGCAAGAAACCCATAGTTGGACAG GTGGTGACAGCCATGGGCAGAACATGGCACCCCGAGCACTTTGTGTGCACCCACTGCCAGGAGGAGATCGGCTCCAGAAACTTCTTTGAGCGTGAGGGGCAGCCGTACTGTGAGAAAGATTACCACAGCCTGTTTTCGCCGAGATGCCACTACTGCAACGGACCCATACTGGAT AAAGTTGTGACTGCTTTGGACAAAACTTGGCATCCAGAGCATTTCTTCTGCGCCCAATGTGGAGCCTTTTTTGGACCAGAAG GTTTCCATGAGAAGGATGGAAAGGCGTTCTGCAGGAAAGACTACTTTGACATGTTTGCTCCTAAATGTGGCGGCTGTGCCCGTGCCATCCTGGAGAACTACATCTCTGCTCTTAACTCGCTCTGGCACCCAGAATGCTTCGTCTGCAGG gagtGCTTCACCCCATTCATAAATGGCAGCTTCTTCGACCACGAGGGACAGCCGTACTGTGAGGCACACTACCACGAGCGGCGCGGCTCGCTCTGCTCCGGCTGCCAGAAGCCAATCACCGGCCGTTGCATCACAGCCATGGGCAAGAAGTTCCACCCAGAGCACTTTGTGTGCGCCTTCTGCCTCAAGCAGCTCAACAAAGGCACCTTCAAAGAGCAGAACGACAAACCATACTGCCATGGCTGCTTTATCAAACTCTTCAGCTAG
- the LOC121506834 gene encoding flocculation protein FLO11-like isoform X2, producing the protein MNSSLGSNLSELDRLLLELNAVQQSTPVFPTEEETAPPLPASSTIHHIQENGVSTTGKVAPPVLEKPKRSVATRGIEDVRPSVERLLDELESSVPSPIPTPLVVSDEQTEGQEETPAQQQARMSASSATRELDELMASLSDFKVQSNSGSQLSMNQEVVVEPSLLTGSSVVEAVTTPSINPYLSSVDTPLTSSYETPSSTPLSLELHIDEDGGSARSTVVISSSKSLQYSQVQQIDDGVSVTSEISTVETISISSSTKPPSPVEVSDGKVSSPLQKSSSPVSVGKSSSPIPTPQSSSPVIVSNSPSPVTVSTKPSPTLTATSPSPPDLKCPKSPSPVPKNCSPTPVSSSPEPLEKTASPVTVPRLSSPVPQSASPVTVPTISSSLTIPQSASPETVPKCASPMSIPRLSSPVPKTASPVTIPNITSLETLPKTSSPEKSSKSVSPVVLPRLSSPVPSTKTETTAPKSPVPVIKKYYTVPATSSPRASPVSPTVVPSKSLSPSLTEKHVGDILDLTWPCREPLLDDALDKLLAPESTRPSDNQPSASIMLGVEDRIWEEEDGIYPELSREGTLTPMTESSWMDECFTPSTCPGTPDATLDLPTQQPSAVERLSASGQLKSVIRRTKETSNVHPMYKDGMLRRKMGPIIVNKSNSQDRLIEELQGKLGIGKVERRRKQQPDDWLTEGVIVMSNPQRTREEGVQPAVDKKIIIPPESPAPQRKILPPPQSPPAPKKPPPVKQTPPPLPPPPPTPPPPREPTPPPPKEPTPPPREPTPPPAQPPPSPSPPPKPATPPPPPKVFVSVGCQTEYDPIFPPLQIQSQGKTSPTGPPKPANKLDNMLGSLQSDLNRLGVQTVAKGVCGACKKPIVGQVVTAMGRTWHPEHFVCTHCQEEIGSRNFFEREGQPYCEKDYHSLFSPRCHYCNGPILDKVVTALDKTWHPEHFFCAQCGAFFGPEGFHEKDGKAFCRKDYFDMFAPKCGGCARAILENYISALNSLWHPECFVCRECFTPFINGSFFDHEGQPYCEAHYHERRGSLCSGCQKPITGRCITAMGKKFHPEHFVCAFCLKQLNKGTFKEQNDKPYCHGCFIKLFS; encoded by the exons ATGAACTCATCCTTGGGCAGCAACCTGTCAGAGCTGGACCGACTGCTGTTGGAGCTAAATGCTGTCCAGCAGAGCACCCCTGTCTTCCCCACAGAAG AGGAAACAGCCCCTCCACTGCCTGCTAGCAGCACCATCCACCATATCCAGGAGAATGGCGTCTCTACTACAGGCAAGGTAGCTCCACCAGTACTGGAGAAGCCTAAACGTAGTGTGGCAACTCGAGGGATAGAGGATGTACGACCAAGTGTCGAGAGGCTTCTGGATGAGCTGGAGAGCTCCGTTCCCTCACCCAT TCCCACACCACTGGTTGTGTCAGATGAACAAACAGAAGGACAAGAGGAAACACCAGCACAGCAGCAAGCCAGGATGTCGGCCTCCTCTGCCACAAGAGAGCTGGATGAGCTGATGGCCTCCCTGTCTGACTTCAAGGTCCAAAGCAAC tctggttctcagctgtccATGAATCAGGAGGTAGTTGTAGAGCCATCACTTCTTACTGGTTCATCAGTTGTTGAAGCAGTAACCACCCCATCTATAAATCCTTATTTGAGTTCAGTGGATACCCCTCTAACTTCTAGTTATGAGactccctcctccacccctctTTCTCTGGAACTACACATAGACGAAGATGGTGGATCAGCTCGTTCCACTGTTGTGATTTCATCATCGAAGAGCCTTCAGTACTCCCAGGTCCAACAGATAGATGATGGTGTCAGTGTCACTTCTGAGATCTCCACTGTAGAGACCATCAGTATCTCTAGTAGCACAAAGCCTCCTAGTCCAGTTGAAGTCTCTGATGGTAAAGTCTCAAGTCCACTTCAGAAAAGCTCAAGTCCAGTCAGTGTTGGAAAAAGTTCCAGCCCCATACCTACCCCCCAAAGCTCCAGTCCAGTCATTGTTTCAAACAGTCCCAGTCCTGTTACTGTTTCTACAAAACCCAGCCCTACTCTCACAGCAACAAGTCCCAGCCCCCCTGATCTTAAATGCCCTAAAAGTCCAAGTCCAGTCCCAAAAAACTGTAGTCCAACCCCTGTCAGTAGTAGTCCGGAACCACTTGAAAAGACAGCTAGTCCGGTCACAGTTCCAAGGCTATCAAGTCCTGTCCCACAAAGTGCAAGTCCAGTGACAGTCCCTACTATTTCTAGTTCTTTAACCATCCCACAGAGTGCTAGTCCTGAAACAGTTCCAAAGTGTGCTAGTCCCATGTCAATACCTAGACTTTCGAGTCCCGTTCCCAAGACTGCAAGTCCTGTGACAATACCAAATATCACCAGTTTAGAAACTTTACCCAAAACATCTAGTCCTGAAAAATCATCAAAGAGTGTCAGCCCAGTAGTTCTCCCAAGACTTTCAAGTCCAGTACCATCTACAAAAACTGAAACTACAGCTCCTAAGAGTCCTGTTCCAGTCATCAAAAAATACTACACTGTTCCAGCCACGAGCAGTCCTAGagcttcaccagtttcacccaCGGTTGTGCCATCCAAaagcctgtctccctctctgacAGAAAAGCATGTAGGGGACATACTGGATTTAACTTGGCCATGCCGGGAGCCTTTGTTGGACGATGCTTTGGACAAACTCTTGGCCCCTGAATCTACCCGACCGAGTGACAACCAGCCATCTGCCAGCATCATGCTTGGAGTTGAAGACAGAATTTGGGAGGAAGAAGACGGAATTTACCCTGAACTCAGCCGAGAGGGAACTCTGACACCCATGACTGAGTCCAGCTGGATGGATGAGTGCTTCACCCCCTCCACCTGCCCCGGGACACCAGATGCAACGCTGGACCTGCCCACGCAGCAGCCCTCTGCTGTTGAGCGACTGTCTGCTTCTGGCCAA CTCAAATCGGTTATCCGCCGCACCAAAGAGACCTCCAATGTGCATCCGATGTACAAAGACGGGATGTTGAGACGTAAAATGGGACCAATCATTGTGAATAAGAGCAACTCTCAAGACAGGCTCATTGAGGAGCTGCAGGGGAAGCTGGGAATTGGAAAAGTGGAGCGCAGACGCAAGCAGCAGCCAGACGATTGGCTGACAGAAGGAGTTATCGTCATGTCCAACCCACAGCGAACACGGGAAGAGGGAGTTCAGCCTGCTGTGGATAAG AAAATCATCATCCCTCCAGAATCACCTGCCCCACAAAGAAAAATTCTCCCCCCTCCACAATCTCCCCCAGCACCCAAAAAGCCACCCCCAGTCAAGCAGACTCCTCCACCTTTACCTCCACCCCCTCCGACCCCTCCACCTCCTCGAGAACCAACCCCTCCTCCCCCGAAGGAGCCCACTCCTCCTCCTAGGGAGCCCACGCCTCCCCCTGCACAGCCTCCTCCATCGCCTAGCCCCCCTCCCAAACCCgctacacctcctccacctcccaaGGTCTTTGTATCAGTGGGTTGTCAGACCGAGTACGATCCCATCTTTCCTCCACTGCAG ATCCAGTCTCAGGGAAAGACTTCTCCCACTGGTCCCCCTAAACCTGCTAACAAGCTGGATAACATGCTGGGAAGCCTGCAGTCGGATCTCAACAGACTTGGAGTTCAGACGGTGGCGAAAGGTGTCTGTGGAGCCTGCAAGAAACCCATAGTTGGACAG GTGGTGACAGCCATGGGCAGAACATGGCACCCCGAGCACTTTGTGTGCACCCACTGCCAGGAGGAGATCGGCTCCAGAAACTTCTTTGAGCGTGAGGGGCAGCCGTACTGTGAGAAAGATTACCACAGCCTGTTTTCGCCGAGATGCCACTACTGCAACGGACCCATACTGGAT AAAGTTGTGACTGCTTTGGACAAAACTTGGCATCCAGAGCATTTCTTCTGCGCCCAATGTGGAGCCTTTTTTGGACCAGAAG GTTTCCATGAGAAGGATGGAAAGGCGTTCTGCAGGAAAGACTACTTTGACATGTTTGCTCCTAAATGTGGCGGCTGTGCCCGTGCCATCCTGGAGAACTACATCTCTGCTCTTAACTCGCTCTGGCACCCAGAATGCTTCGTCTGCAGG gagtGCTTCACCCCATTCATAAATGGCAGCTTCTTCGACCACGAGGGACAGCCGTACTGTGAGGCACACTACCACGAGCGGCGCGGCTCGCTCTGCTCCGGCTGCCAGAAGCCAATCACCGGCCGTTGCATCACAGCCATGGGCAAGAAGTTCCACCCAGAGCACTTTGTGTGCGCCTTCTGCCTCAAGCAGCTCAACAAAGGCACCTTCAAAGAGCAGAACGACAAACCATACTGCCATGGCTGCTTTATCAAACTCTTCAGCTAG
- the rplp0 gene encoding 60S acidic ribosomal protein P0, which yields MPREDRATWKSNYFMKIIQLLDDYPKCFIVGADNVGSKQMQTIRLSLREKAVVLMGKNTMMRKAIRGHLENNPALEKLLPHIKGNVGFVFTKEDLAEVRDMLLANKVPAAARAGAIAPCDVTVPAQNTGLGPEKTSFFQALGITTKISRGTIEILSDVNLIKTGDKVGASEATLLNMLNISPFSYGLIIQQVYDNGSVYSPEVLDITEASLHARFLEGVRNIASVCLEIGYPTLASVPHSIINGYKRVLAVAVETDYSFPLADKVKAFLADPSAFAAVAAPAAAAETAAAPAAAKEEVKEESEESDDDMGFGLFD from the exons ATGCCCAGGGAAGACAGGGCCACGTGGAAGTCTAACTATTTTATGAAAATCATC CAACTCCTGGATGACTATCCAAAATGCTTCATCGTGGGGGCAGACAATGTGGGCTCCAAGCAGATGCAGACCATCCGTCTGTCTCTGCGAGAGAAGGCTGTTGTGCTGATGGGTAAAAACACAATGATGCGCAAAGCCATCCGTGGTCACCTGGAGAACAACCCTGCCTTGGAGAA GCTCCTGCCCCACATTAAAGGAAATGTGGGCTTTGTCTTCACCAAGGAAGATCTGGCTGAAGTTAGGGACATGCTGCTGGCCAACAAG GTACCTGCAGCTGCCCGTGCTGGAGCTATCGCCCCTTGTGATGTGACTGTGCCTGCCCAGAACACTGGTCTGGGTCCTGAGAAGACCTCTTTCTTCCAGGCTTTGGGTATCACCACAAAGATTTCTAGGGGAACCATTGAAATTCTG AGTGACGTCAATTTGATCAAAACTGGTGACAAGGTTGGTGCCAGCGAGGCCACGCTGCTCAACATGCTGAACATCTCGCCCTTCTCCTATGGACTCATCATCCAGCAGGTGTATGACAATGGCAGTGTTTACAGCCCTGAGGTGCTTGACATCACAGAGGCTTCTCTGCATGCCAGATTCCTGGAG GGTGTGAGGAACATTGCAAGTGTGTGTCTGGAGATTGGCTACCCCACTTTGGCATCAGTCCCCCACTCCATCATCAACGGATACAAGAGAGTCCTCGCTGTCGCTGTGGAAACAGACTACTCCTTCCCCCTTGCAGACAAG GTGAAGGCCTTCCTGGCTGACCCATCTGCATTTGCTGCTGTTGcagctcctgctgcagctgcCGAGACCGCTGCTGCTCCGGCTGCTGCAAAGGAGGAGGTTAAGGAAGAGTCTGAGGAATCAGATGATGACATGGGCTTTGGTCTGTTCGACTAA